From the genome of Biomphalaria glabrata chromosome 1, xgBioGlab47.1, whole genome shotgun sequence, one region includes:
- the LOC129925671 gene encoding MARVEL domain-containing protein 3-like → MPGAEAPHDVLQKKSRNKTENRIVIVRVLLLLKKTTTKKQLDQETKTRPRDQDPTKRPRDQDPTKRPRDQDPTKRPRDQETKTRPRDQETKTRPRDQETKTRPRDQDPTKRPRDQDPTKRPRPDQETKRPSDQDPTKRPRDLETKTRPRD, encoded by the coding sequence ATGCCAGGTGCGGAAGCTCCTCATGATGTTCTCCAAAAGAAAAGCCGAAATAAAACCGAAAACCGTATAGTCATTGTGAGAGTATTgctactattaaaaaaaacaacaacaaaaaaacaattagaccaaGAGACCAAAACCCGACCAAGAGACCAAGACCCGACCAAGAGACCAAGAGACCAAGACCCGACCAAGAGACCAAGAGACCAAGACCCGACCAAGAGACCAAGAGACCAAGAGACCAAGACCCGACCAAGAGACCAAGAGACCAAGACCCGACCAAGAGACCAAGAGACCAAGACCCGACCAAGAGACCAAGACCCGACCAAGAGACCAAGAGACCAAGACCCGACCAAGAGACCAAGACCCGACCAAGAGACCAAGAGACCAAGTGACCAAGACCCGACCAAGAGACCAAGAGACCTAGAGACCAAGACCCGACCAAGAGACTAA
- the LOC106059306 gene encoding uncharacterized protein LOC106059306, translated as MACASSNIQRLRLLTLFLFCNFLFFIDASASRLYLSEDIEPIVVQPEQDGPLLNQDHNGESQQIMVVSARPEVLPEDEAEEYESEDDRVLANNGAASNTLLPSNSESSYFQTSTISVNVWPKDSLRRMKEKSRRDDVRKKILEGVRFKTLPTISAEQRRNAMDQIFNDHNIFFPRAATPEQRNCYLATCATPKSTSEDMWRDKSQPGLRLNFNLPRLDRKHESDEVRTARLNLFIKPRKDCPCVDEDDKEMSDYLVTIYQFIKPLTTKKRNRVVYKQKILNAVMVPAQGNAWLTIDIKRAVTIWMKKTRKNFGVEVTVQDSYGATINAKEIFVLPDCSNTRTERACRDGTIETLTVMPWTEAMTRDEVVNRNIPYVDVVVTDKALEKSLMDRSRLWSRNLYRSLEE; from the exons ATGGCTTGTGCAAGCTCCAACATTCAGAGACTCCGATTACTGACACTGTTTCTCTTCTGCAACTTCTTGTTTTTCATTGACGCCAGCGCCTCAAGGCTGTATTTATCTGAAGACATCGAGCCTATAGTCGTCCAACCTGAACAAGACGGGCCGTTATTAAATCAGGACCATAATGGAGAATCTCAACAGATCATGGTGGTGTCTGCAAGGCCGGAGGTTCTTCCAGAAGATGAGGCCGAGGAATATGAAAGTGAAGACGATCGCGTACTCGCAAACAACGGAGCTGCTTCCAATACACTGTTGCCTTCAAACTCTGAAAGTAGCTACTTCCAAACATCTACAATAAGTGTCAATGTCTGGCCCAAAGACTCTCTGAGAAGAAT GAAAGAAAAAAGCAGGCGTGATGATGTCCGAAAGAAGATTCTGGAAGGTGTCAGGTTCAAAACACTACCCACTATCTCAGCAGAACAACGAAGGAACGCCATGGACCAGATCTTCAACGACCATAACATCTTCTTTCCAAGGGCAGCTACTCCAGAACAAAGAAATTGTTACTTAGCAACAT GCGCAACACCAAAGTCCACCAGTGAGGACATGTGGAGAGATAAGTCTCAGCCTGGACTCAGACTCAACTTCAATCTGCCAAGACTGGATCGGAAACATGAGAGCGACGAAGTCAGAACTGCAAGACTGAACTTATTTATTAAACCACGAAAAG ATTGCCCATGTGTAGATGAAGATGATAAAGAAATGTCTGATTATTTGGTCACAATCTATCAGTTTATCAAACCACTAACCACAAAGAAACGAAATCGAG TTGTCTACAAACAAAAGATTTTGAATGCAGTCATGGTCCCAGCACAAGGCAACGCATGGCTCACCATTGATATTAAAAGGGCGGTAACCATCTGGATGAAGAAAACTCGTAAAAATTTTGGTGTCGAGGTTACAGTGCAAGACTCTTACGGGGCTACCATCAATGCTAAAGAAATCTTTGTATTGCCTGACTGCTCCAATACTAGAA CTGAAAGAGCTTGTAGAGATGGTACTATTGAGACTCTGACGGTAATGCCTTGGACAGAAGCCATGACCAGAGATGAGGTAGTCAACAGAAACATACCTTATGTAGATGTAGTGGTCACtgacaaagccttagaaaagAGCCTAATGGACAGGAGCCGTTTATGGTCCAGAAATCTTTACCGCAGCCTTGAAGAATGA